Proteins encoded in a region of the Rutidosis leptorrhynchoides isolate AG116_Rl617_1_P2 chromosome 9, CSIRO_AGI_Rlap_v1, whole genome shotgun sequence genome:
- the LOC139869055 gene encoding uncharacterized protein — translation MIPDLQKDLEHHDAFEMLKQLKEMFQQQARQQRFETVRALHACKMTEGTSVSSYVLKMKSYIDQLERLGSSIGPELAIDMILNSLPKSYDQFVLNYNINNLEKSISELHLMLKAAEKNIPSKTSEVLMIREGKIKKPQAKDKGKGKPKSQGNYKGKKFVPKDSVKKKEKPAKDTTCFHCGEIGHWK, via the coding sequence ATGATTCCAGACTTGCAAAAGGACCTGGAACATCATGATGCCTTTGAGATGCTTAAGCAGCTAAAGgaaatgttccaacaacaagctaGGCAACAACGCTTTGAAACTGTCAGAGCGTTACACGCATGTAAGATGACAGAGGGGACATCTGTAAGCTCTTATGTTCTAAAAATGAAGAGCTACATAGATCAACTTGAGAGGCTTGGATCTTCCATTGGTCCTGAGTTGGCAATAGACATGATCCTCAACTCACTACCAAAGTCATATGACCAGTTCGTCTTGAACTACAATATAAACAATTTGGAGAAATCTATCTCGGAGTTGCATTTAATGCTTAAGGCTGCCGAGAAGAATATTCCATCCAAAACCTCTGAAGTCCTCATGATTCGGGAAGGAAAAATCAAGAAGCCACAAGCCAAAGACAAAGGTAAAGGCAAACCTAAGAGTCAGGGCAACTACAAAGGCAAAAAGTTTGTCCCAAAGGATTCTGTCAAGAAGAAAGAAAAACCTGCCAAAGATACCACTTGTTTCCATTGTGGAGAAATTGGTCATTGGAAGTGA
- the LOC139865985 gene encoding monocopper oxidase-like protein SKS1 has product MALIGLILYCSVYICVLFGGFCSAGDPFANFDLVFDYLTVSPLGVPQQVIAVNGKFPGPVLNVTTNYNVVVNVKNKLDESLLITWPGVEMRRTSWQDGVIGTNCPIPANWNWTYQFQVKDQIGSYYYAPSINFQRASGGFGGFVITNRKVIPLPFNTPDEDIVITIGDWYTRTHKDLRASLDSGKDLGMPDGVLINGKGPFKYNSSVPDGIKHETINVDQGKVYRVRVVNVGVSTCLNFRIQSHNLLLAEAEGHYTSQQNYTSLDIHVGQSYSFLVTMDQNASSDYYVVASARFVNQSEWQRVTGVAVLHYSNSKGPASGPIPDPPNDGNDNSFAVNQAMSIRMNNTASGARPNPQGSFRYGSINVTDVYTLRNVPPLTIDGKLRATYNGISFVNPNTPIMLADTYKLKGSYKLDFPNTPQNRPPTIDRSLINATYKAFVEIILENNDTVVQSFHMDGYSFFVVGMAYGEWTENSRESYNRWDAIARSTTQVFPGGWTAILVYLDNVGAWNLRTVNLDRWYLGQETYMRVIDPEDEDQKTEVPPPDNILFCGALAHFQKPQRTSSASFSIRESLKLNFTLMMGFFAVTYMML; this is encoded by the exons ATGGCCTTAATTGGGTTAATTTTATACTGTTCTGTATATATTTGTGTGCTGTTTGGTGGGTTTTGTTCTGCTGGTGACCCCTTCGCAAATTTCGATCTTGTGTTTGATTATTTAACTGTTTCTCCACTTGGTGTTCCACAACAG GTTATCGCGGTGAATGGGAAGTTTCCAGGCCCAGTACTGAATGTTACAACCAATTACAATGTAGTCGTTAATGTTAAGAACAAGTTGGATGAAAGCCTTCTTATTACATG GCCTGGAGTAGAAATGAGGCGAACATCATGGCAAGATGGAGTGATTGGTACGAATTGTCCGATTCCTGCAAATTGGAATTGGACTTACCAATTTCAAGTCAAGGATCAAATTGGTAGTTACTATTATGCCCCTTCTATCAATTTCCAACGAGCATCAGGTGGTTTCGGTGGTTTTGTTATAACAAACCGTAAAGTTATTCCGCTTCCATTCAATACTCCTGATGAAGATATTGTCATCACGATTGGTGATTGGTACACTCGAACCCATAAG GATCTGAGAGCTTCACTTGATTCTGGGAAGGACCTTGGTATGCCAGATGGCGTTCTTATTAACGGAAAAGGTCCTTTTAAATATAATTCTTCTGTACCTGATGGCATCAAGCATGAGACAATTAATGTTGATCaag GAAAAGTTTATCGAGTTCGTGTGGTAAATGTTGGAGTATCAACTTGTTTGAATTTTAGGATTCAAAGTCACAATTTACTTCTAGCAGAAGCAGAAGGACATTATACGTCCCAACAAAACTATACTAGTTTGGATATTCATGTTGGGCAATCGTACTCATTTTTGGTAACTATGGATCAAAATGCAAGTAGTGATTATTACGTTGTTGCAAGTGCTAGATTTGTGAATCAATCCGAATGGCAACGAGTTACAGGCGTTGCTGTTTTGCATTACTCAAATTCCAAAGGTCCAGCATCGGGTCCGATTCCCGACCCTCCAAATGACGGAAATGATAATTCGTTTGCGGTGAATCAGGCTATGTCCATCAG GATGAACAACACAGCAAGTGGAGCCCGTCCAAACCCACAAGGTTCATTCCGTTACGGTTCTATTAATGTGACAGATGTCTACACATTAAGAAATGTTCCACCTCTCACGATTGACGGGAAACTTCGAGCTACATATAACGGGATTTCATTCGTGAACCCTAATACACCAATAATGCTTGCAGACACTTATAAGCTGAAGGGTTCATATAAACTCGACTTCCCAAATACTCCACAAAATAGACCTCCAACCATCGATCGATCACTTATCAACGCAACATATAAAGCGTTTGTGGAGATCATATTGGAGAACAATGATACCGTAGTTCAAAGCTTTCATATGGATGGTTATTCCTTTTTTGTAGTCgg GATGGCATATGGGGAATGGACAGAAAACAGCAGGGAATCGTATAACCGTTGGGATGCAATAGCAAGGTCTACCACTCAG GTTTTCCCTGGAGGATGGACGGCAATACTGGTATATCTTGATAACGTTGGAGCATGGAACCTTAGGACGGTAAACCTTGACCGATGGTATTTGGGTCAAGAAACTTATATGCGAGTCATTGATCCTGAAGATGAAGACCAGAAAACTGAAGTGCCACCACCCGATAACATTTTGTTTTGTGGCGCTCTTGCCCATTTTCAAAA GCCACAAAGAACCTCCTCAGCTTCATTCAGCATACGAGAATCGTTGAAGCTGAACTTTACTCTTATGATGGGATTTTTCGCTGTTACTTATATGATGCTTTAA